A stretch of the Veillonella parvula DSM 2008 genome encodes the following:
- a CDS encoding flavodoxin: MIGVIFWSGTGNTERMAYEVAEGIKAAGQEVEVKSVSEVSVDEAAAYEKLALGCADMGAEQLEEGEFEPFYTELEGKLSGKKIAIFGSYGWGGTWLEDWGTRIKDAGGELVADGVAILGEPDDDGNAQCQELGKTLANA; the protein is encoded by the coding sequence ATGATTGGTGTAATTTTTTGGTCCGGTACAGGCAATACAGAACGCATGGCTTATGAAGTAGCTGAAGGTATTAAAGCTGCAGGTCAAGAAGTTGAAGTAAAATCCGTTTCTGAAGTATCTGTTGATGAAGCAGCAGCTTATGAAAAATTAGCTCTTGGCTGTGCTGATATGGGTGCAGAACAATTAGAAGAAGGCGAATTTGAACCATTCTACACTGAACTAGAAGGCAAGTTGAGTGGTAAAAAAATAGCGATCTTTGGCTCCTATGGTTGGGGTGGCACTTGGTTGGAAGACTGGGGCACTCGAATTAAAGATGCTGGTGGCGAATTAGTAGCTGATGGCGTAGCAATCTTGGGCGAACCTGATGATGATGGTAATGCACAATGCCAAGAATTAGGTAAAACATTAGCAAATGCTTAA
- the dpaL gene encoding diaminopropionate ammonia-lyase encodes MERIQWKRNTMAPSSDKFLSVMDVREVKKAKAFHESFPQYSITPLVSLKNLASYIGVDALFVKDESYRFGLNAFKVLGGSYAMAKYVAQQTGKAVEDVPYDVLTSAKLKEEFGQATFFTATDGNHGRGVAWAANKLGQKSVVFMPKGSTEYRRKQIENEGATVTIEDFNYDECVRLATKKSKEVPNGVVVQDTAWEGYEEIPNWIMQGYGTMAMETANQLEADNCKVPTHVFVQAGVGSLAGSVVGYFTNLYSNVAKKPKLVVVEAAAAACLYKGAVADDGKPRIVEGDLETIMAGLACGEPNTVSWDILRNHADVFVSAPDWVARLGMRVGGAPIKGDTPITTGESGAVPLGLVMAIMTMPEYEDLRKELELDASSKVLCFSTEGDTDPERYKNIMWYGEDR; translated from the coding sequence ATGGAACGAATTCAGTGGAAGCGTAATACGATGGCACCATCAAGTGACAAGTTTTTGTCCGTTATGGATGTTAGAGAGGTTAAGAAAGCTAAAGCGTTTCATGAAAGTTTTCCACAATATAGCATTACTCCACTTGTATCGCTTAAGAATTTAGCGTCTTATATCGGTGTTGATGCACTCTTTGTAAAAGATGAATCTTACCGATTTGGCCTTAATGCATTTAAGGTATTAGGCGGTTCCTATGCGATGGCAAAATATGTGGCGCAACAAACTGGTAAAGCTGTTGAGGATGTACCATATGATGTATTAACATCTGCAAAATTAAAAGAAGAGTTTGGTCAAGCTACATTCTTTACTGCAACTGATGGTAACCACGGTCGCGGTGTAGCATGGGCAGCCAATAAATTAGGTCAAAAATCTGTAGTATTTATGCCAAAGGGCTCTACAGAATACCGCAGAAAACAAATCGAAAATGAAGGCGCTACCGTAACAATCGAAGACTTCAATTACGATGAGTGTGTACGCTTAGCAACTAAAAAGTCTAAAGAAGTTCCTAACGGTGTTGTAGTTCAAGATACTGCATGGGAAGGTTATGAAGAAATTCCAAACTGGATTATGCAAGGCTATGGCACAATGGCTATGGAAACAGCAAATCAATTAGAAGCTGATAATTGTAAAGTTCCTACACATGTATTTGTACAAGCTGGTGTAGGTTCCCTTGCCGGTTCTGTAGTGGGTTACTTCACTAATCTATACAGCAATGTGGCTAAAAAACCTAAATTAGTGGTTGTAGAAGCGGCAGCAGCAGCTTGTTTATACAAAGGAGCTGTAGCTGATGATGGTAAACCTCGTATCGTAGAAGGTGATTTAGAAACAATCATGGCAGGTTTAGCTTGTGGTGAACCGAACACGGTTTCTTGGGATATTTTAAGAAATCATGCAGATGTATTCGTTTCTGCGCCTGACTGGGTAGCACGTTTAGGCATGCGCGTTGGTGGTGCACCAATTAAAGGCGATACTCCAATTACTACTGGTGAGTCTGGTGCAGTTCCATTAGGTCTTGTAATGGCAATTATGACGATGCCGGAATATGAAGACTTACGGAAAGAGTTAGAATTAGATGCGTCTTCAAAGGTACTCTGTTTCTCCACTGAAGGTGATACGGATCCTGAAAGATATAAAAATATTATGTGGTATGGTGAAGATCGTTAG
- the mscL gene encoding large conductance mechanosensitive channel protein MscL: MKDFLNDFKAFAFKGNMMDLAIGMIIGAAFTALVNSVVNNLFMPVLSVFTGGIDFSNLYLPLSTGSKDAFMAGADIATARAAGSVLPYGTFITDLIQFLILAFVVFLMVRGLAKMMKSAKEEEVAEAPATKECQFCKSEININAVKCPNCTADLN; the protein is encoded by the coding sequence ATGAAAGACTTTTTAAATGACTTTAAAGCATTTGCTTTCAAAGGCAATATGATGGACCTAGCTATTGGTATGATTATTGGTGCTGCTTTCACAGCATTGGTTAATTCTGTTGTAAACAACCTATTCATGCCTGTTCTCAGTGTATTCACAGGTGGTATTGATTTTAGTAATTTGTACTTGCCATTGAGTACAGGTTCTAAAGATGCATTCATGGCTGGTGCTGATATTGCTACAGCTCGTGCAGCTGGATCTGTATTGCCATATGGTACATTTATTACTGATTTGATTCAATTCTTGATTTTGGCATTTGTTGTATTCTTGATGGTTCGTGGTTTGGCTAAAATGATGAAATCTGCGAAAGAAGAGGAAGTTGCAGAAGCACCTGCAACGAAAGAATGTCAATTCTGTAAATCTGAAATCAATATCAATGCAGTTAAATGCCCTAACTGTACTGCAGATTTGAACTAG
- a CDS encoding helix-turn-helix transcriptional regulator gives MSTLERIKVIAHGLAAQFGPSCEVLIHDLKGDINSSLVYIENGTITNRHVGDGPSHVVLDVLSHDDGSEGRFGYLTKTKDGRILKSSTMYIRDDTGRIAYLLGINQDITEFVLMHRLLDSLVNTGQEDAGSVEKITTSVSELLDDLLLDIERIVGKPGPLMNKVERLKAITYLNEKGAFLISKSSEKIAEYFNISKFTLYSDLNTIKEES, from the coding sequence ATGAGTACATTAGAGCGAATAAAAGTCATAGCCCATGGATTAGCGGCGCAATTTGGCCCATCCTGTGAAGTATTGATTCATGATTTAAAAGGGGATATCAATTCGTCTCTTGTATATATTGAGAATGGAACTATAACTAATCGACATGTTGGTGATGGTCCATCGCATGTGGTTTTAGATGTGCTGAGTCATGACGATGGTAGCGAGGGTAGATTTGGTTATCTCACAAAAACTAAAGATGGCCGAATATTAAAATCTTCTACCATGTATATTCGTGATGATACAGGTCGTATAGCATACTTGTTGGGGATTAACCAAGATATAACAGAGTTTGTTTTGATGCATCGACTTTTGGATAGTCTGGTCAATACAGGTCAGGAAGATGCAGGATCTGTTGAAAAAATTACGACAAGTGTATCGGAGCTATTAGATGATTTATTACTAGATATAGAACGTATAGTTGGTAAACCAGGACCATTGATGAATAAGGTGGAACGCTTAAAAGCTATAACCTACTTAAACGAAAAAGGGGCTTTTCTTATCTCGAAGTCTTCTGAGAAGATAGCAGAGTATTTTAATATTTCTAAGTTTACTCTTTATAGTGATTTAAATACTATAAAGGAAGAATCCTAG
- a CDS encoding DUF3793 family protein — translation MQQAGTIMMNSIDHIIGYHCAPAIRGIKLSNLVSIPRDMNEQIQFVLIEYNKAFNEKGLFFFELCRCKARRLLLVFREKQLRDYVRQPAVMLFLKAYGYHDQMSIMEMLEHLRYRMEVSIEFPHEIGIFLGYPLKDVKCFISYRGGGYRMCGEWKVYHDVVNAQRSFLCYKACREFCQTQLMLGKTFSSLVARTA, via the coding sequence GTGCAACAGGCAGGTACTATTATGATGAATTCAATTGACCATATCATTGGATATCATTGTGCACCGGCAATTCGAGGTATTAAGCTATCGAACTTGGTTTCTATTCCACGGGACATGAATGAACAAATCCAATTTGTATTGATAGAGTATAATAAAGCGTTCAATGAAAAAGGATTGTTCTTCTTTGAATTATGTCGTTGTAAAGCGCGAAGACTATTATTGGTATTCCGTGAGAAGCAATTAAGAGACTATGTACGCCAACCTGCGGTGATGTTATTTTTGAAAGCCTACGGTTATCATGATCAAATGAGCATTATGGAGATGCTTGAACATCTTAGATATCGTATGGAAGTAAGCATTGAGTTTCCACATGAAATCGGCATTTTTTTAGGTTACCCATTAAAGGATGTGAAATGTTTTATTTCTTATCGTGGTGGAGGATACCGAATGTGCGGAGAGTGGAAGGTTTACCATGATGTGGTAAATGCGCAACGCTCTTTCTTGTGTTACAAAGCATGTCGTGAATTTTGTCAAACTCAATTGATGTTGGGAAAAACATTTAGTTCATTGGTCGCAAGAACGGCCTAG
- a CDS encoding 2-hydroxyacid dehydrogenase: MEKKPLVVVNGLVRKDAIAYLKEHVDVRQWTEKTVMPREVLKEWLIDADGLWCVRPLDVDGDLVKNAPNLKVIAQAAVGYDNVNIDELTAAGIPYGNTPGVLNETVAELAFTLIATASRRIIENANFVKDGRWAQRPSNIKGFDLSRRTLGIIGMGAIGVSISRRARAFGMTVVYHNRNQRLDDKIHKTTYMELDDLLAISDVVCVMAPLTDETYHMCDEAFFKKMKNTALFVNVGRGPIVDTKALINALKTDEIDYAALDVTDPEPLPADHPLLDVENCLIVPHIGSYTDRTRLDMSILTADNIIAGVHKKPLKTCVNEEVNYKKPQMDVESALEELKKAGVDLTDFD; this comes from the coding sequence ATGGAAAAGAAACCTCTAGTAGTAGTAAATGGACTGGTTCGCAAAGATGCGATTGCATATTTAAAAGAGCATGTAGATGTGCGCCAATGGACTGAAAAAACAGTGATGCCTCGTGAGGTACTGAAGGAATGGCTCATTGATGCGGATGGTTTGTGGTGTGTACGACCTTTAGATGTAGATGGTGATCTTGTAAAGAATGCGCCAAATTTAAAGGTTATAGCACAAGCGGCCGTAGGTTATGATAATGTAAATATTGATGAACTAACAGCGGCAGGTATTCCTTATGGCAATACGCCAGGTGTTCTCAATGAAACGGTAGCAGAACTTGCATTTACGTTGATTGCCACGGCTAGTCGTCGTATTATAGAAAATGCTAACTTTGTAAAAGACGGTCGTTGGGCTCAAAGACCTTCTAATATTAAAGGTTTTGATTTAAGTCGTCGCACTCTTGGTATCATTGGCATGGGGGCTATCGGCGTATCCATTTCTCGACGTGCCCGTGCGTTTGGTATGACTGTTGTGTATCATAATCGTAATCAACGTTTGGATGATAAGATTCATAAGACTACTTATATGGAGTTAGATGATTTATTAGCCATTAGTGATGTAGTATGCGTTATGGCTCCATTGACAGATGAAACATATCATATGTGTGACGAGGCATTCTTCAAGAAAATGAAGAATACCGCTTTATTTGTTAATGTTGGTCGTGGACCTATAGTAGATACAAAGGCACTTATCAATGCCCTTAAAACGGATGAAATTGATTATGCAGCCCTTGATGTAACGGATCCAGAACCATTACCAGCGGATCATCCATTATTAGATGTAGAAAATTGCCTCATTGTACCACATATTGGTTCTTATACAGATCGAACTCGTTTAGATATGTCTATTTTGACAGCAGACAATATTATTGCTGGCGTTCATAAGAAACCTTTAAAAACATGTGTGAATGAAGAAGTAAATTATAAGAAACCTCAAATGGATGTAGAGTCTGCACTAGAAGAGCTTAAAAAGGCTGGCGTTGATTTAACTGATTTCGACTAA
- a CDS encoding glutamine--tRNA ligase/YqeY domain fusion protein: MEHKDIEKDVAPEEVVSVNFIEAIINKDNETGKYGGRVLTRFPPEPNGYLHIGHAKSICLNFGIGKQYNGLTNLRFDDTNPVKEDVEYVNSIMEDVKWLGFDWNEQPRYASDYFDKMYEYAKKLITLGKAYVDDQTADEIKQNRGDFSTPGVNSPYRDRSVEENLALFEEMKAGKYKDGEKVLRAKIDMAHPNIVMRDPVIYRIVNTEHHNTGNEWKIYPMYDFAHPIEDAIERITHSICTLEFEVHRPLYDWVLEEWDDTEIPQQIEFARLNVTKMVMSKRKLRALVEAGLVAGWDDPRMPTISGLRRRGYTPESIRDFCDRIGVAKADSVVDIALLEFCIREDLKLKATRPMVVIDPVKVVITNYPEGQTELCTVENNPENEELGNREVVFGREIYIERNDFMEEPVKKFFRLAPGKEVRLKGAYFITCTDVIKDENGNITEIHCTYDPETKSGSGCTRKVKGTLHWVEASTAVDIESRLYDYLLKEDSDGKDFLGDFNHDSLQVFHSKGEACLANTVPGDHFQFLRQGYFVTDKDSTPNYIVMNRIVGLRDSWAKAQKK, encoded by the coding sequence TTGGAACATAAAGACATTGAAAAAGATGTAGCTCCTGAAGAAGTTGTATCTGTTAACTTTATTGAAGCTATTATCAACAAAGATAACGAAACTGGCAAATACGGTGGCCGTGTATTGACTCGCTTTCCACCAGAACCAAATGGTTACTTGCATATTGGACATGCTAAATCTATTTGCCTCAACTTTGGTATTGGTAAACAATACAATGGCTTAACAAATCTTCGCTTTGATGATACAAATCCTGTAAAAGAAGATGTCGAATATGTAAACTCCATCATGGAAGACGTTAAATGGCTTGGATTTGATTGGAATGAACAACCACGCTATGCATCTGATTATTTTGACAAAATGTATGAGTATGCTAAGAAATTAATCACCCTTGGCAAGGCTTATGTAGATGATCAAACTGCAGATGAAATTAAACAAAATCGCGGCGATTTCTCTACTCCTGGTGTCAATAGTCCATACCGTGATCGTAGTGTAGAAGAAAACTTGGCACTCTTCGAAGAAATGAAGGCTGGCAAGTATAAAGATGGGGAAAAGGTATTGCGTGCAAAAATCGACATGGCGCATCCTAATATCGTAATGCGTGATCCTGTTATTTATCGTATTGTAAATACAGAGCATCATAATACGGGTAATGAGTGGAAAATTTACCCTATGTATGATTTTGCCCATCCTATCGAAGATGCTATTGAACGCATTACGCATTCTATTTGTACATTGGAATTTGAAGTTCACCGGCCATTATATGATTGGGTGTTAGAGGAATGGGATGATACTGAAATTCCTCAACAAATTGAGTTTGCTCGCTTGAATGTAACTAAAATGGTTATGTCCAAACGTAAATTGCGTGCTCTTGTTGAGGCAGGCCTTGTAGCTGGTTGGGATGATCCTCGTATGCCTACTATTTCTGGTTTGCGCCGTCGTGGTTATACACCGGAATCTATTCGTGATTTCTGTGATCGCATTGGTGTAGCGAAGGCGGATAGCGTTGTTGATATTGCTTTGCTTGAGTTCTGTATCCGTGAAGATTTGAAACTCAAAGCTACACGCCCTATGGTAGTTATTGATCCTGTGAAAGTTGTTATTACGAACTATCCAGAAGGTCAAACTGAACTTTGCACAGTTGAAAACAATCCAGAAAATGAAGAGTTGGGTAACCGTGAAGTTGTATTCGGTCGTGAAATCTACATTGAACGCAATGACTTTATGGAAGAGCCAGTTAAGAAATTCTTCCGCTTGGCACCAGGTAAAGAAGTACGCTTAAAAGGTGCATACTTCATTACATGTACTGATGTTATTAAAGATGAAAATGGCAATATTACAGAAATACACTGTACATATGATCCAGAAACTAAGAGCGGTAGCGGTTGTACTCGTAAGGTAAAAGGGACATTGCACTGGGTTGAAGCATCTACTGCAGTAGATATTGAATCTCGCTTATATGATTATTTACTTAAAGAAGATTCGGATGGTAAAGACTTCTTGGGCGATTTCAACCATGACTCCTTACAAGTATTCCATAGTAAAGGGGAAGCATGTCTTGCTAATACTGTACCAGGAGACCATTTCCAATTCTTGCGTCAAGGTTACTTTGTAACTGATAAAGATAGCACACCAAATTATATCGTAATGAACCGTATTGTTGGTTTACGCGATAGCTGGGCTAAGGCACAAAAGAAATAA